A stretch of Desulfobacter hydrogenophilus DNA encodes these proteins:
- a CDS encoding calcium-binding protein, whose amino-acid sequence MSTTFGGNADDIIDGGRGADVIYCGNGSDYLDGNSGADILRGDQDDDDLFGGLGQDQLFGNNGNDNLDGGKAKDFCDGGRGDDGIVNCESTH is encoded by the coding sequence GTGTCTACCACCTTCGGCGGCAACGCGGATGATATCATCGACGGCGGCAGAGGAGCTGATGTCATTTACTGTGGTAACGGTTCGGACTACCTGGATGGGAACTCCGGCGCTGATATTCTCCGTGGTGATCAAGACGATGACGATCTGTTTGGCGGTTTAGGCCAAGACCAACTTTTTGGCAACAACGGCAATGATAATCTTGATGGTGGTAAAGCCAAGGACTTCTGCGACGGTGGTCGAGGCGACGATGGGATCGTTAATTGCGAAAGCACACATTGA
- the nadC gene encoding carboxylating nicotinate-nucleotide diphosphorylase, giving the protein MDMTKQIIRLALFEDTCFGDVTTESIFLYPQEKTAIIIAKQDFILAGTDVAKKVFYAVDPSMECKVHFDDSDIIKKDDVIFTITGDIRSLLTAERVALNFLQRLSGIATLTREFVDALDNPKVRLVDTRKTTPGWRKIEKDAVRAGGGFNHRFALYDGILIKDNHIAAAGSIAAAVSRVRARASHLMKVEVEVSDMVEVQQALDAQADVIMLDNMDIDTMTKAVTLIGKRAVVEASGNVSLQTLNAIAGTGVDIISCGALTHQSVSVDLSMRIQC; this is encoded by the coding sequence ATGGATATGACAAAACAGATCATTCGGCTGGCACTTTTTGAAGATACCTGTTTTGGGGATGTGACCACGGAAAGTATTTTCCTTTATCCCCAGGAAAAAACCGCCATCATTATTGCAAAGCAGGACTTTATCCTGGCAGGAACAGATGTGGCAAAAAAGGTGTTCTATGCTGTAGATCCTTCCATGGAATGCAAAGTTCATTTTGATGATTCAGACATCATTAAAAAAGATGATGTGATTTTTACCATAACCGGCGATATTCGCTCTCTTTTGACGGCAGAACGTGTGGCGTTAAATTTTTTGCAACGGCTTTCCGGCATTGCAACCTTAACACGAGAGTTTGTCGATGCCTTGGATAACCCAAAAGTCAGGCTGGTGGATACAAGAAAAACGACCCCTGGATGGCGAAAAATCGAAAAAGATGCTGTCAGGGCAGGGGGAGGATTTAATCATAGATTTGCCCTGTATGACGGCATTCTGATCAAGGACAACCATATTGCGGCTGCCGGTTCCATTGCGGCAGCCGTTTCCCGTGTCCGGGCCAGGGCTTCCCATCTAATGAAGGTGGAAGTGGAAGTCTCGGATATGGTCGAGGTGCAGCAGGCCCTCGATGCCCAGGCAGATGTGATCATGCTCGACAATATGGACATCGATACCATGACTAAAGCCGTGACGTTGATCGGAAAGCGCGCCGTGGTTGAAGCTTCGGGTAATGTCAGTTTGCAGACTTTAAACGCCATCGCTGGAACCGGCGTGGATATTATTTCCTGCGGCGCGCTCACCCATCAGTCTGTTTCTGTTGATTTAAGTATGCGTATCCAATGTTAG
- a CDS encoding valine--tRNA ligase gives MCSDSLDKGYSPKEIEEKWYSFWLENGFFKAEDKSDSPPFSIVIPPPNVTGVLHMGHALNNVIQDIMCRYRRLLGQNVLWMPGTDHAGIATQNVVERKLAAEGKNRDQVGREAFIEEVWRWREKSGGAIINQLKRLGASCDWDRERFTMDEGLSEAVRKVFVRLYKEGLIYEGQYIINWCPRCKTALADLEVEYEEKDGFLYYIRYPFKNSQKKGLTVATTRPETLFGDMAVAVNPEDERFKDLGETEVQLPLTDRVIPIIRDEYVDTQFGTGALKVTPAHDPNDFHLGEKHDLKKLKVIDDAGVMMEGAGRFAGLDRFECRKKAVEALEDLGLLEKKEPLKHSVGNCYRCHTDVEPSISKQWFVKVGPLAAKASQAVRDGRTRIIPDNWSKTYFEWMDNIRDWCISRQIWWGHRIPVWKCPECKAVIVEETDPDTCPECGSKNIVQETDVLDTWFSSALWPFSTMGWPEKTDLLKTFYPTNVLVTGFDILFFWVARMMMMGIHFMDDEIPFKDVYIHALVRDEHGKKMSKSKGNVIDPLKVIDEYGADAFRFTLAAFAAQGRDVKMSESRVEGYRNFVNKLWNAARFTLMHITEKDALTDDLDLTLTDRWILSRCAETSLAVKQGIEEYRFNEAASTVYQFVWHEFCDWYLEAAKPALYEKLGAEHRDAARGVLAKVLEDIIIMLHPFMPFVTEEIYNILPGTSGSVMKATFPYNDDDFKKFKDPACEKEMEFLFSLISGIRNVRSEMNIQPSTKVKVLATTAEKAEKLLIAENKSVVINLATLENLSFCEADNPPESSATTVSGATTCYVCLEGVIDFDKEISRLEKELEKNTKELNGIQKRLNNDSFLEKAPENVIEKVKAQHEELKETQDKITVNLDRVKNLKQD, from the coding sequence ATGTGTTCGGATTCCCTGGACAAAGGATATTCACCAAAAGAGATTGAAGAAAAATGGTATTCGTTCTGGCTTGAAAACGGATTTTTCAAAGCTGAAGACAAAAGTGACAGCCCCCCCTTTTCAATTGTGATTCCACCGCCCAACGTCACTGGCGTGCTTCATATGGGTCATGCGCTGAACAACGTGATCCAGGATATCATGTGCAGATATAGAAGGCTTTTGGGGCAGAATGTTCTATGGATGCCGGGAACTGATCACGCCGGAATCGCCACCCAGAATGTGGTGGAACGTAAACTGGCTGCCGAAGGCAAGAACCGTGATCAAGTCGGGCGTGAAGCCTTTATTGAGGAAGTCTGGAGATGGCGGGAAAAATCAGGTGGTGCCATTATCAACCAGCTCAAGCGCCTTGGTGCATCCTGTGACTGGGACCGGGAACGCTTTACCATGGATGAGGGATTGTCCGAGGCGGTGCGCAAGGTATTTGTCCGCCTGTATAAGGAAGGCCTGATCTATGAAGGCCAGTATATCATTAACTGGTGTCCCAGGTGCAAGACTGCACTTGCAGACCTTGAGGTTGAATACGAAGAAAAGGACGGTTTCCTTTATTATATCCGCTACCCGTTCAAAAACAGCCAGAAAAAAGGGCTGACCGTTGCCACCACCCGGCCTGAAACCCTGTTTGGGGATATGGCCGTGGCAGTCAACCCCGAAGACGAACGGTTCAAGGACCTTGGGGAAACAGAAGTTCAATTGCCCCTGACAGACCGGGTCATTCCCATTATCCGGGATGAATATGTGGATACCCAGTTTGGTACCGGAGCCCTGAAAGTCACCCCGGCCCATGATCCCAATGATTTTCATCTGGGCGAAAAACACGACCTGAAAAAATTAAAGGTCATTGATGATGCGGGCGTAATGATGGAAGGGGCAGGGCGTTTTGCCGGTCTTGACCGGTTTGAATGCCGCAAAAAAGCGGTTGAAGCGCTTGAAGATCTGGGATTGCTTGAGAAAAAAGAACCCTTGAAGCACAGTGTTGGTAATTGTTATCGCTGCCATACAGATGTTGAGCCTTCCATTTCCAAACAATGGTTTGTCAAGGTTGGACCGTTGGCTGCAAAAGCATCCCAGGCTGTACGGGACGGCAGAACCAGAATTATTCCTGATAACTGGTCAAAAACTTATTTTGAGTGGATGGACAATATCAGGGACTGGTGCATCTCCCGGCAGATCTGGTGGGGCCACCGCATCCCTGTATGGAAATGCCCGGAATGCAAGGCCGTTATTGTTGAAGAGACGGATCCTGATACCTGCCCCGAGTGTGGCTCCAAAAATATTGTCCAGGAAACCGATGTCCTCGATACTTGGTTTTCTTCGGCGCTCTGGCCCTTCTCCACCATGGGGTGGCCTGAAAAAACAGATCTTTTGAAAACCTTTTATCCGACTAATGTCCTGGTCACAGGGTTTGATATTTTGTTTTTCTGGGTTGCCAGAATGATGATGATGGGTATCCATTTCATGGACGATGAAATTCCGTTCAAGGATGTTTATATTCATGCTTTGGTCAGGGATGAACACGGCAAAAAAATGTCTAAGTCCAAGGGCAATGTCATTGATCCGCTTAAGGTGATTGATGAATACGGAGCCGATGCGTTCAGGTTTACGCTGGCTGCTTTTGCGGCCCAGGGCAGAGACGTTAAAATGTCCGAATCAAGGGTGGAAGGGTACAGAAATTTTGTTAACAAGCTATGGAATGCTGCCAGATTCACCCTGATGCACATTACGGAAAAAGACGCACTGACAGATGATCTTGACTTGACCCTGACGGACCGCTGGATTCTGTCTAGATGCGCTGAAACATCTTTGGCCGTTAAACAGGGGATTGAGGAATACCGGTTCAATGAAGCCGCTTCTACCGTTTATCAGTTCGTATGGCATGAATTCTGCGACTGGTATCTTGAAGCTGCCAAGCCTGCCTTATATGAAAAATTAGGGGCCGAACACCGTGACGCTGCCCGTGGTGTTCTGGCAAAAGTGCTCGAAGATATTATTATCATGTTGCATCCCTTCATGCCCTTTGTGACCGAAGAAATTTATAATATTCTTCCGGGCACAAGCGGCTCTGTCATGAAGGCGACATTTCCATATAATGACGATGACTTCAAAAAGTTCAAAGATCCGGCCTGTGAAAAAGAGATGGAATTTCTGTTTTCTTTGATATCGGGGATCCGCAATGTCAGATCCGAGATGAATATCCAGCCCTCGACTAAGGTTAAGGTCCTGGCCACCACGGCAGAAAAGGCGGAAAAATTGTTGATTGCCGAAAATAAATCTGTCGTTATCAATCTTGCAACCCTTGAGAATCTGTCTTTCTGCGAAGCAGATAATCCGCCTGAATCCTCAGCTACAACGGTTTCAGGAGCCACCACCTGCTATGTCTGTCTTGAGGGCGTAATTGATTTTGACAAGGAAATCAGCCGTCTTGAAAAGGAGCTGGAGAAAAACACCAAAGAGTTGAATGGCATCCAGAAACGGCTGAATAATGACAGTTTCCTTGAAAAAGCCCCGGAAAATGTCATTGAGAAGGTCAAAGCACAACATGAAGAGCTTAAGGAAACCCAGGATAAGATTACGGTGAACTTGGATCGGGTCAAAAATCTGAAACAGGATTGA
- a CDS encoding DUF3465 domain-containing protein, with protein sequence MKKFIIILLICIGAYAIVSLSHDSFSISSIKAFLPFTNTTFSTSDKALKNVFENKISGVQIGGSGKVIKILPDDNKGSRHQRFILKLNSNQTLLIAHNIDLAPKIQFLKVDDHVNFYGQYEWNSKGGVIHWTHHDPNGQHEGGWLNHDGKMYQ encoded by the coding sequence ATGAAAAAATTTATTATAATACTTTTAATTTGTATTGGGGCATATGCAATAGTGTCCCTATCTCATGATAGTTTTTCCATAAGCTCAATAAAAGCATTTCTTCCTTTTACAAATACAACATTTTCTACAAGCGATAAAGCGCTAAAAAATGTCTTTGAAAATAAAATTAGTGGTGTTCAAATTGGTGGATCAGGTAAAGTTATCAAAATTCTACCAGATGATAACAAAGGAAGCAGGCACCAACGTTTTATTCTCAAATTGAACTCCAATCAGACGCTACTAATTGCACACAACATTGATCTTGCGCCAAAAATTCAATTCCTAAAAGTCGATGATCATGTAAATTTCTATGGCCAGTACGAGTGGAATTCAAAGGGTGGGGTTATTCACTGGACTCACCATGACCCCAATGGGCAGCATGAAGGCGGTTGGTTAAATCATGACGGAAAAATGTATCAATAA
- a CDS encoding YccF domain-containing protein, with translation MMTFLLNLLWFVLGGGWAAGLLWILTGCILMLTVVGIPFGWAAFRIAGFAAFPYGKTLVDARAVGEDVITGTTLANILWIIFAGIWLAISHIIAGVSLCLTIIGIPFGFAHFRLAAVCFAPLGTRTVSI, from the coding sequence ATGATGACTTTTTTATTGAATTTGCTCTGGTTTGTACTTGGCGGGGGATGGGCTGCAGGCCTTTTATGGATTCTTACCGGCTGTATTCTGATGCTCACGGTTGTGGGCATTCCCTTTGGCTGGGCTGCGTTCAGAATTGCAGGATTTGCCGCCTTTCCCTATGGCAAGACACTTGTGGATGCCAGGGCTGTGGGCGAAGACGTGATAACCGGTACGACGCTAGCGAATATTTTGTGGATCATCTTTGCGGGTATCTGGCTGGCCATCTCACACATCATAGCCGGGGTCAGTCTTTGTCTGACTATTATCGGCATCCCCTTTGGATTCGCCCATTTCCGGTTGGCCGCCGTATGCTTTGCGCCCTTGGGGACACGTACGGTTTCGATTTGA
- the recB gene encoding exodeoxyribonuclease V subunit beta: MNKPALPLPLDPFALDLEKISLIEASAGTGKTYTITTLFVQLVAMGYKVESILVVTFTEAAAAELKLRIRKRLVHCLMVLSGQERDEYAADDLTDFLQKQNDADQIRRLLRLAVTCFDQAAIMTIHSFCFSVLRENAFESNAHFDIELMADNRIFVDQVVRDFFSGRINHLDPLFLSFLDQNNITPDTFAKGLVQAASRPEIRVVPEPLAFQKDQFQEICDDYKDTVKSAAKILNGELEDIRSLIQNHAGIDKRSYNKKNLSNWLGACQKKFEKSPGTDLLFDMTEKGDALYKFTRTRLAEKTKAGHTPPIHIFFDFCEHVLELSRSMAANLIALQYLFLDDYAAALAAMKQGQGACFFDDLINDLATALDGPSGPALKTAVRKRFHACLIDEFQDTDPGQYKIFSILFTDPGTAFFMIGDPKQAIYGFRGGDIFTYMTAANACDQSFTLTKNYRSAPAMVRAVNTIFSSKKNPFGFELIPFLPVGTPETALDRLVCNKMPVPPATFLVVDTQGLPSNKNGVINKSDAQDLILDILAKDMLSILKNSDICLLDKDAPGDNGGETPVTPGDMAVLVRTNVQAEAVQKALIKRGIPCFLSKTGSVFDSIQAQELYDILCAVDRPGDMGLIKAALVSSVYQADEAFLRRMNTDDILAGTWQDRFAGYRRIWEEKGFIPMITALLYQEDAQPCPCAHMDERGLTNVFHLKELLAQAAMNLGKETPSKIALLIEWFRKQLFEQTRQATADELRLESDARAVAIVTIHKSKGLEYPIVFLPFLWHARTVKDTNAPVLFHDPEDNHALVLDLGSEDRERAMQLNRNEVAAEDMRLLYVALTRASVGVRIFWGNFAGIEGSALGRLLQPGGSGKDLPLFADLEQLCEASDKSIEAIILKPDTLPEGIFDAQTVQDNDFIPKTMTRKVAPAWRISSYSALAAGHTYDPVQDGQKERQEPDPDIFLTDAAPAPAVEIVPLSTFPKGPGAGDFFHKVFEEIDFCDPAAIEPSVVSNLERFGFAMPKAVPDICDAVRGVLSAPLDTGQGRCFSLDQITPAHRLVEMEFNITLDRFNPPALGKLFETVEKDEKIAGYSTRISSMQVSGFKGFLKGFIDLVVCHENQWYILDYKSNYLGPCFSDYNPAALTAAMISHDYILQYYLYLAALDRYLRLRLKDYNYTDHFGGVFYLFIRGMAGDKNTGIYFHRPGNEVIKQLRTILS, from the coding sequence ATGAACAAACCTGCCTTGCCGTTGCCCCTTGACCCCTTTGCCCTGGATCTTGAAAAGATCAGTCTGATCGAAGCCAGTGCAGGAACCGGAAAAACATATACCATCACTACCCTGTTTGTCCAGCTGGTGGCCATGGGGTATAAGGTGGAATCCATCCTGGTGGTGACATTTACCGAGGCGGCTGCCGCAGAGTTGAAATTAAGAATCCGCAAACGCCTGGTCCACTGTCTGATGGTTCTTTCCGGTCAGGAACGTGACGAATACGCGGCGGACGATCTTACCGATTTTCTGCAAAAACAAAACGATGCGGATCAAATTCGTCGCCTGCTTCGTCTTGCGGTGACCTGTTTTGACCAGGCCGCCATTATGACCATCCACTCTTTTTGCTTTTCCGTGCTCAGGGAAAATGCCTTTGAAAGTAATGCCCATTTTGACATCGAACTGATGGCAGATAACCGGATTTTTGTTGACCAGGTGGTCCGGGATTTTTTTTCAGGCCGTATCAATCATCTTGATCCATTGTTTTTATCTTTTCTGGACCAGAACAATATTACCCCGGATACTTTTGCCAAAGGCCTTGTCCAGGCCGCGTCCCGGCCGGAAATCAGGGTGGTGCCGGAACCTCTGGCGTTTCAAAAGGACCAATTTCAAGAAATCTGTGACGATTACAAAGATACGGTCAAATCAGCCGCAAAAATCTTAAACGGGGAACTGGAAGACATCCGAAGCCTGATCCAGAACCATGCCGGGATAGATAAACGAAGTTATAATAAAAAAAATCTGTCTAACTGGCTGGGGGCCTGTCAAAAGAAATTTGAAAAAAGCCCCGGCACGGATCTGCTGTTTGATATGACCGAAAAGGGCGATGCCCTGTATAAATTTACCCGGACCCGGCTGGCAGAAAAGACAAAGGCCGGTCATACCCCGCCGATCCATATTTTTTTTGATTTTTGTGAACACGTGCTTGAACTGTCCCGATCCATGGCGGCAAATCTTATTGCGTTACAATATCTGTTTCTTGATGATTATGCCGCCGCCCTGGCGGCCATGAAGCAGGGGCAGGGTGCCTGTTTTTTTGATGATCTGATCAATGATCTTGCAACGGCCTTGGACGGGCCGAGCGGTCCTGCGTTGAAAACGGCTGTGAGAAAACGGTTCCATGCCTGCCTCATTGATGAGTTTCAGGACACGGACCCGGGCCAGTATAAAATTTTTTCCATCCTGTTCACAGATCCGGGCACGGCTTTTTTCATGATCGGAGATCCCAAACAGGCTATCTACGGTTTCAGGGGCGGTGATATTTTTACCTATATGACGGCAGCCAATGCCTGCGACCAAAGCTTCACCCTGACAAAAAATTACCGTTCCGCACCGGCCATGGTGCGGGCTGTGAATACCATTTTTTCATCAAAAAAAAATCCGTTCGGATTCGAACTTATTCCTTTTTTGCCCGTGGGAACACCTGAAACAGCTCTTGACCGGCTGGTCTGCAACAAGATGCCTGTCCCGCCGGCAACCTTTCTGGTTGTGGACACACAAGGGTTACCCAGTAACAAAAACGGTGTAATAAATAAGTCCGATGCCCAGGATCTTATATTGGACATCCTTGCAAAGGATATGCTTTCCATTTTAAAGAATTCCGATATCTGTCTGCTGGATAAAGACGCTCCGGGCGATAACGGTGGGGAAACACCTGTGACACCGGGGGATATGGCCGTGCTGGTGCGTACCAATGTCCAGGCCGAGGCAGTGCAAAAAGCCCTTATTAAACGTGGTATCCCCTGCTTTTTATCCAAAACCGGGTCGGTGTTCGATTCCATCCAGGCCCAGGAGCTTTATGACATCCTTTGTGCAGTGGATCGCCCCGGGGACATGGGCCTGATCAAGGCGGCTTTGGTCTCTTCGGTATACCAGGCTGATGAGGCGTTTTTAAGGCGTATGAATACCGACGACATCCTTGCCGGTACCTGGCAGGACCGGTTTGCAGGCTACAGGCGGATCTGGGAGGAAAAAGGCTTTATTCCCATGATCACCGCCCTTTTGTACCAGGAAGATGCCCAGCCTTGCCCTTGTGCCCATATGGATGAACGGGGCTTGACCAATGTGTTTCATTTAAAGGAGCTTTTGGCCCAGGCCGCCATGAACCTGGGTAAAGAGACTCCGTCTAAGATTGCCCTGTTGATTGAATGGTTTCGAAAACAGCTGTTTGAACAGACCCGGCAGGCAACCGCCGATGAGCTGCGCCTGGAAAGTGATGCCCGGGCCGTGGCCATTGTCACCATCCACAAAAGCAAGGGGCTTGAATACCCCATTGTGTTTCTGCCTTTTTTGTGGCACGCCCGCACCGTCAAGGATACCAATGCACCTGTTTTATTCCATGATCCGGAAGACAATCATGCCCTGGTGCTGGATTTGGGCTCGGAAGACAGGGAACGGGCCATGCAGCTGAATCGGAATGAAGTCGCTGCTGAAGATATGCGTTTGCTCTACGTGGCCCTGACCCGGGCTTCGGTCGGCGTAAGGATCTTTTGGGGTAATTTTGCAGGCATTGAAGGCTCGGCGCTGGGACGCCTTTTGCAGCCTGGTGGTTCAGGCAAAGATCTGCCCCTGTTTGCAGACCTTGAACAATTGTGTGAAGCGTCAGACAAAAGCATTGAAGCCATTATACTGAAACCTGATACTTTGCCCGAAGGCATTTTTGATGCTCAAACGGTTCAGGATAATGATTTTATCCCAAAAACCATGACCCGAAAGGTTGCCCCCGCTTGGCGGATATCAAGTTATTCCGCCCTTGCTGCAGGGCACACCTATGATCCCGTGCAGGACGGGCAAAAGGAGAGGCAGGAGCCAGATCCCGATATTTTTTTGACAGATGCTGCCCCGGCCCCTGCCGTGGAAATTGTACCCTTGTCTACTTTTCCCAAAGGCCCGGGAGCTGGCGATTTTTTCCACAAGGTGTTTGAAGAAATTGATTTTTGCGATCCTGCCGCTATTGAACCGTCTGTTGTCAGTAACCTTGAACGGTTTGGATTTGCCATGCCAAAGGCTGTTCCGGATATCTGCGATGCTGTCAGGGGTGTTTTATCCGCCCCCCTTGATACGGGGCAGGGTCGATGTTTTTCCCTGGATCAGATTACGCCGGCCCACCGGCTGGTGGAGATGGAGTTTAATATTACCCTGGACCGGTTTAACCCGCCAGCCCTTGGCAAGTTGTTTGAAACGGTTGAAAAAGATGAAAAAATTGCCGGTTATAGCACCAGGATTTCCTCCATGCAGGTATCCGGGTTTAAAGGGTTTTTAAAAGGATTTATCGATCTTGTGGTCTGCCATGAAAACCAATGGTATATCCTGGATTACAAGTCCAATTACCTGGGACCTTGTTTCAGTGATTATAATCCTGCAGCGCTAACGGCTGCCATGATCAGCCATGATTATATCCTGCAATATTATCTTTACCTTGCGGCCCTGGACAGGTATTTAAGGTTACGCCTGAAAGATTATAATTATACTGACCATTTTGGTGGCGTCTTTTACCTGTTTATCCGGGGGATGGCTGGGGACAAAAACACCGGGATCTATTTTCACAGGCCCGGCAATGAAGTTATAAAGCAGTTGAGAACAATTTTATCGTAA